The sequence below is a genomic window from Sander lucioperca isolate FBNREF2018 chromosome 6, SLUC_FBN_1.2, whole genome shotgun sequence.
gtaaactatgtgtttatttcaaccaaacctagagttgtgatggttggaaaagtggaaaagacgacccaaaacgtcttgtcatggttttattttgtttctgtccactttgaacgaagtgtattttacgatgctaaaattactgtttatttacatggagtctggtgggtttagcgaacgcgatttcacggatgtttttaggtttaaaaaaaggatcttactctttaacagaaagatcgacctccttagaaatcctttccataatgttgtcagacacttagaatattaatctgagcctgtcagcggtaaaacgagcacttttgtgaaggtaaatacaagcttgTCAAAGATTggtgttcccatcagtcacttaaacacaaaaacataggaaaatagggttgagaaaaaacaaaaacagcagttACCCTTTAATACAACGCTCACGTGTACATGGAAACCGTTTTCAGTTGCTGTAACTGTTGTTCCTGTTCATTCTGGGGACAAAACAAAGTCCTCTGTCAAAATGTGCTCTAATATTTTGCTGTTAACTTCAGataaactctttttttgtcctcAATCTGTTACTTTGGGATTACATTAGAAGAGAACTCTTCTGTTTTTTTGGACGAGAGGAGTTGCAGCGACTGTTTCTTTTGATGTTCGTATGTCAACATTGTTTTAAGACCTAACTCGAAAAAAATCGGTGAGCCTTTTCTCTTCGACAGGACGTCATGGAAACCAGGGTAAAGTTGGGAGAGCTGGATAGCAGTCTTGGCCAAGTccaaagttgtgtgtgtgtgttgtgcgtgtGTTGCGTTGTGCGTTTGTTCCCCGTTACAGATCTGTCCGTGCACTGGCGGCTGCGGGAGCAAACTTGGGCATTAGCTCTGTGATTTTGCGGATGAAGTCGGACTTTTCGGCGCAGCCTTTGCAGGACTCGCCCCACTCCTCCAGGATCTTCTTCAGGTCCTTCACTTTAAGCTTCTTCAGGTCCAGCTGTTTGTCTACGCGGGACACACAAAATTATCaccatacatatatacagtataacccTTAAGTAAGTATGAGTGGTGGATTGTAACTAAGTACTGTACAAATttgacagagacacacagacacacgctgaAAAGATGGAAAATATGGCACCGAGAATGAGAACTCTAGGAAAgtgtttttatataaaaagGTAGAAATCTTTTGTCCTTCCTTACCATATTTCAGCTCACAGATCTGACTGTCCTTCTTCTTGAGTTTCTCGCAGATCTTCTCCACTGGGGCGTGGTAGCTCAGAGGCTTGGACACCTCGTTGATAATCTTGGTGGCTGCATCGCTCGTTGCCCCGATGTAGTAACACTAGACACGAGAAATGGGGAGAAGGAAATCAAACGTGACGGTTTTTAAAGGGTTAACCATGTAAGAATCTCTCAGGGGCTCATTCCGACTCCCAGGATTTTTGTAGCTAAATATATACATCTCAtgtctagggatgcaccgaatgcaggattcggctgaatattgggctttttgacggggttgggtttctgccgaaccttagaattttttttccactgaaccgaaccctacgcttgcgctacgctggtcgacgtaatgacggcgctgTTGATTACGGggaggtgtttacgtaggtggagcgttcaatgcagtaggctgtgaggaagtgaaaatggaactggtgagcagaaaaagtgatgtttggcagaactttcagtcaaaagaagaccattcaagtccagctacatgttcaatttgcaatgccagttagtctggtggtggcgaggaccctaaactatacacaacatcaccgctgttacaacatctggtatgaaacatctgaaagaatacgagttgtgcatgaaggaatctacagacagcagccagaatgcagcaacttcaggtaaataaaatgaaaaatacactgctgtgggcGTTGTTTGGCACATGTTGGGCCTCCGTTAACAGTGTGAAACCAAatcttaccggatcaaatgtagacAATGGAACAGAAACATGAACCTCGGTCCGGTCCTTGGTTTCGGActtttcaggtgtgaaagcccccccCTAAGTAACCACGAcagtaaacatttattttatctgtGGTTTACTCACAAAGCGGTTGTCTTTGCCTTTAGCCTCTTTGCAGCTCTTTATGATGGCGTTCTCGATGTCTGCGGCGTTGAACTTTACGTTGTTGTCTTTTAGCGATTGGTAAAACTTCCCCAGGAAGGAAATACACACTGAAACAGAAAGGGAAAATGCGTATTAAAAACAACTTTCAAGAGGCAACCAGAGGTAGGAGATTTTATCCTCACAGGAGTCCAACGTAGTGACAGATAAACACAAGTTATGACTCAAATATTGTGTGATTTCTGCTATGAGTGTTGGGTTTGTTATTCTTTCTAACTGATATATCGATTCAATCATCAACAATCTAATATAATCGATGCAGGCCGGAGAGAGGGATTACCAGGAAGCtggaagagggaggagagaaggaagggaggaaggtagGAAAGAGGGAagtaaagaaggaaggaaggaaggaagggaggaaggtagGAAAGAGCGAAgtaaggaaggagggaaggaaggaagggaggaaggaagtaAGGGAGGGATGAAGGAAAGTAGGAAATAAgtaaggaagggaggaaggaaggatgcAAAATCTAAAATATCGATACACATCTTTAAGttgcgcctttattttgaaatgaccACCTtacatttatactttttttaaacaaatatttgaGTTGCTTTGTGTGTTGATATAAGTGTTactgattgtgttaaatgggcaTTAATGAATaggcagactttgtgatatcagaaaatattgtaTTGTTGTCCAAACAATCGATATATCGTATTGTGATACAACTTGGGATTTAATCCCACACCAATATTTGAGATAATGGTAAACTTAGTTTTTGCAATGTTGGTTGAGCAAAACAAGCCTGCCATCCGGCAACCGTTAAGGaccacgccgacttattgggactttggcttattcaccgtatcccccagttAGATAAGTCcttacatacccttctcattgtagcagtgctttgcctttctgagaatatagttcccagtttatatacggttagaagatggctgtgtgtcatgtgaccttgttatttgtacacgctgtgactctacaaatcacaacatataaataggaacatgttggcgttattttgtcacttattgggagcagtaggctagatggagccggttacctccaggatctgtgctaagctaggatagatggagccggttacctccaggatctgtgctaagctaggctagcggtgggggcgtcagacagagttacgacacgcacggagatgagaagggtatgtatggacttatctaactctgggggatacggggaataagacaaagtcccaataagtcggcaggTTCCTTTAATGTTGAACCCTGGTAAGTTTAATTTctaggattgctccggtgccgacggaaattccgccagatgtccctcttttcagccggatgtccgtccccttcctctgtctttgtgttggcgttctaacctctggtggatttgtgaagactatggttaactgctcctcagatctctgcagggtaaatccagacagctagctatctgtccaatctgagttttctgtgcAAAACGCTCGataaaaaatactgaaatacaGAAATTATGAACTCCCCTTTAAATTTCTGTCTGACATTTTATATCAGTCAACGTGCTGCTGACAGCAATAAATAGGCCTACTAgaatacatacaaataacaGTGTGTTACTTTTCGTAGCGATATGTACGAGTGGTTCTTGAGAACAGCCTGGTCTTTTCAACGCACCGTTGCCACTACATAATCAAATTCCCCAGAGTTTCACAGCTCTGTTTGCCTCGCAGCTCCACAAAATAGACTCACACTGTGGTTTATACTGTCAGAGGGCGTGGAACAGAGTACAATCTATATAATAGAAAcaatgcaaatgtgtgtgtgtgtgtgcgcgcgcatgtgtAAGGGCACACAGTGGAGACAGTGGAGTAGCACCCTCCTTTGCTACAGATTAGGTTAAACCTGCCATCGCTGACCCCCAAATACGCCCCACCTCCCACTTTCGCTCTGACACATTAACCCCTGACGGCCTCTCTGGGCTCAGCTGGTTTCCACCTACACCCCCGCTGAAAGTGCTGCATATCAGGAAGGATGCAAAGTGAATGTCAAAATGCTAATCGTTCGTGAGCTGTCCTGCTGTTGAATGAACACAGGTTTAGATTTTGGGGCGGGATGCAGGAgatatgacatttaaaaaaaaaaaaaattgcagaaACTTTGGAAAAAGCCCAGTTCTGatcattggggggggggggttacaggtagggttcaaaattaactttttcatccaccagccaaaagGTTAGTGCCCCCCACTACGCCTATAAATACAGGAGAATAATAACTTCCTTTACAAAGTTAAAAGACATTATGCAGAAATGGCACATCACACTATAGGCTCATAGTTAGGCTCACACTATAGGATCATGGTTgatttaagaaataaaatacatgtttattCCTGGATTCAAAGGGCTGAACGTCTACCAGTCTCAGGATTTTATGTCCAAAAGACTGTTTTTGTAAGCAGCACACAGGTAGCTTTGGATGTTGTTCTGTCCGGAAATCTGTGAGCATCACACAAATACGTTACACCGCCACTT
It includes:
- the manf gene encoding mesencephalic astrocyte-derived neurotrophic factor, with protein sequence MLCLSGLSVALALSLVPGPADALKDGECEVCISFLGKFYQSLKDNNVKFNAADIENAIIKSCKEAKGKDNRFCYYIGATSDAATKIINEVSKPLSYHAPVEKICEKLKKKDSQICELKYDKQLDLKKLKVKDLKKILEEWGESCKGCAEKSDFIRKITELMPKFAPAAASARTDL